The Setaria italica strain Yugu1 chromosome IX, Setaria_italica_v2.0, whole genome shotgun sequence genome has a window encoding:
- the LOC101752696 gene encoding uncharacterized WD repeat-containing protein C2A9.03 isoform X1, giving the protein MAHDLCDDLELVAADGEYDYFDDDFGDGFPTASGGESGLQQHEQMDDTSASDYKEGKDIQGIPWERLNYSRDQYREMRLKEYKNYQNLTRSRSGLEQECKQVERKDTFYDFHSSTRSVKSTIVHFQLRNLLWAASKHDVYLVQNYSVMHWSPLFQRGREVLNVAGQLTPTEDVKGARPLSRVQISTMALKDNLMVAGGFQGELICKYVDKPGVAFCTNLTGNNYSITNAVDIFESPDGATRVMAANNDCVVRTFDTARYSLLTQFTFPWSVNNTSVSPNGKLMAVLGDSPDCLLADSQSGREIATLRGHLDYSFASAWHPDGRVLATGNQDATCRLWDVRNLSEPLAVLGGRIGAVRGLRFSPDGRFLAAAEAADFVHVYDAAAGYAGAEQEVDLFGEVAGAAFSPDGEALFVSVADRTYGGVLEFRRRRSYDYLDSFFF; this is encoded by the exons ATGGCGCACGACTTGTGCGACGACCtggagctcgtcgccgccgacggcgagtaCGACTACTTCGACGACGACTTCGGTGACGGGTTCCCGACCGCCAGCGGTGGCGAATCCGGCCTGCAG CAGCATGAGCAAATGGATGATACTTCAGCTTCGGACTATAAAGAAGGGAAAGACATCCAAGGCATACCCTGGGAAAGGTTGAACTACAGTagggaccagtaccgcgagatGAGGCTGAAGGAATACAAGAACTATCAGAACCTCACGAGGTCACGCAGCGGACTAGAACAG GAATGCAAACAAGTGGAGAGAAAGGATACTTTCTATGATTTCCATTCCAGCACGAGATCTGTCAAATCAACCATAGTGCATTTCCAG TTGAGGAACCTCCTGTGGGCTGCTTCGAAGCACGACGTGTACCTGGTGCAGAACTACTCTGTGATGCACTGGTCTCCCCTGTTCCAGAGAGGAAGAGAAGTTCTCAATGTGGCCGGCCAGTTGACCCCAACAGAG GATGTCAAGGGGGCTAGACCATTGTCGAGGGTTCAAATCAGTACCATGGCACTGAAGGACAACCTCATGGTGGCCGGTGGTTTCCAGGGAGAGCTCATCTGCAAG TACGTTGATAAACCCGGGGTGGCGTTCTGCACGAACCTGACCGGCAACAACTACTCCATCACGAACGCCGTGGACATCTTCGAGTCGCCCGA TGGCGCCACTCGGGTGATGGCCGCGAACAACGACTGCGTCGTCAGAACGTTCGACACCGCGAGATACAGCCTGCTCACCCAGTTCACCTTCCCGTGGTCCGTCAAT AACACGTCGGTGAGCCCCAACGGCAAGCTGATGGCGGTGCTCGGCGACAGCCCGGACTGCCTCCTCGCCGACTCCCAGTCGGGCAGGGAGATTGCGACGCTCCGCGGCCACCTGGACTACTCGTTCGCGTCGGCGTGGCACCCCGACGGCCGCGTCCTGGCCACGGGGAACCAGGACGCGACGTGCCGGCTGTGGGACGTCCGCAACCTCTCCGAGCCGCTCGCCGTGCTGGGCGGCCGGATCGGCGCCGTCCGGGGCCTCCGGTTCTCCCCCGACGGCCGGTTcctggcggcggccgaggccgcCGACTTCGTGCACGTGTACGACGCCGCGGCCGGGTACGccggggcggagcaggaggtggaCCTGTTCGGCGAGGTGGCGGGCGCCGCGTTCAGCCCCGACGGCGAGGCCCTGTTCGTCAGCGTCGCCGACCGGACATACGGCGGCGTGCTCGAGTTCCGGCGCCGGCGGTCGTACGACTACCTCGACTCGTTCTTCTTCTGA
- the LOC101755537 gene encoding zinc finger CCCH domain-containing protein 15 homolog — MGAEAEGTAPPQAAAAGEPATAARAQPISAAQFLSWKQRKDAEEAARKAEAAQKRAADIASGAVQMNGRELFQHEPWVFDNNIY; from the exons ATGGGAGCAGAAGCCGAGGGTACTGCCCCaccgcaggccgccgccgccggcgagcccgcgACCGCTGCGAGGGCGCAGCCCATCAGCGCTGCGCAGTTCCTCTCCTGGAAGCAGCGCAAG GATGCAGAGGAAGCCGCGAGGAAAGCTGAAGCAGCTCAGAAGCGAGCTGCTGATATCGCATCAGGAGCGGTACAGATGAACGGCCGCGAGCTGTTCCAACACGAGCCCTGGGTGTTCGACAACAACATTTACTGA
- the LOC101754472 gene encoding non-specific lipid transfer protein-like 1 isoform X1, translated as MARTAARAAAAVACLLLALASSAAGKGSHSPAPAPAVDCIAAAAGLADCLNYVSPGSTEKSPSKTCCGEVKTAVANPAVVDCLCSLAGNKGFPIDMKRVLALPGACGSSNTVFSKCHISAGPPAEAPGASTGGSPSGGATASPPKAAASSRMTATALVAAVVAPLLAYCYLL; from the exons ATGGCACGCACCgcagcccgcgccgccgccgccgtggcgtgcctcctcctcgcgctcgcctcctccgccgcggggaAGGGCTCGCACTCCcctgccccggcgccggcggtggactgcatcgcggccgccgcgggcctGGCCGACTGCCTCAACTACGTCTCCCCGGGGAGCACGGAGAAGAGCCCGTCCAAGACCTGCTGCGGGGAGGTCAAGACCGCCGTGGCCAACCCCGCCGTCGTCGACTGCCTCTGCTCCCTCGCGGGCAACAAGGGCTTTCCCATCGACATGAAACGCGTGCTCGCGCTCCCCGGCGCCTGCGGCTCGTCCAACACCGTCTTCAGCAAGTGCCACA TTTCCGCGGGTCCTCCTGCCGAAG CACCTGGAGCGTCTACCGGGGGATCACCGAGCGGCGGAGCGACCGCGTCCCCGCCGAAAGCCGCGGCGAGCTCTCGGATGACGGCAACCGCCCTCGTGGCCGCCGTGGTGGCACCGCTGCTCGCCTACTGCTACCTGCTCTGA
- the LOC101754472 gene encoding non-specific lipid transfer protein-like 1 isoform X2, with protein sequence MAALPAARAAAVAWLLLALAASAAGAGSNSPAPAPAPAMDCIAAASSLIDCMGYVSPDSSEKSPSRACCGEVKTAVANPAVVDCLCSLAGSKNLGIPIDMKRVTSLPGACGASNFVSSKCNISAGPPAEAPGASTGGSPSGGATASPPKAAASSRMTATALVAAVVAPLLAYCYLL encoded by the exons ATGGCCGCCCTCCCcgctgcccgcgccgccgccgtggcgtggctcctcctcgcgctcgccgcctctgCCGCGGGGGCGGGCTCCAACTCcccggcgccagcgccggcgccggcaatgGATTGCATCGCGGCGGCCTCGAGCCTGATCGACTGCATGGGCTACGTGTCCCCGGATAGCTCGGAGAAGAGCCCGTCCAGGGCCTGCTGCGGGGAGGTCAAGACCGCCGTGGCCAACCCCGCCGTCGTCGACTGCCTCTGCTCCCTCGCCGGCTCCAAGAACCTGGGCATTCCCATCGACATGAAACGCGTGACATCGCTCCCCGGCGCCTGCGGCGCGTCCAACTTCGTCTCCAGCAAGTGCAACA TTTCCGCGGGTCCTCCTGCCGAAG CACCTGGAGCGTCTACCGGGGGATCACCGAGCGGCGGAGCGACCGCGTCCCCGCCGAAAGCCGCGGCGAGCTCTCGGATGACGGCAACCGCCCTCGTGGCCGCCGTGGTGGCACCGCTGCTCGCCTACTGCTACCTGCTCTGA
- the LOC101752696 gene encoding uncharacterized WD repeat-containing protein C2A9.03 isoform X2 produces the protein MAHDLCDDLELVAADGEYDYFDDDFGDGFPTASGGESGLQHEQMDDTSASDYKEGKDIQGIPWERLNYSRDQYREMRLKEYKNYQNLTRSRSGLEQECKQVERKDTFYDFHSSTRSVKSTIVHFQLRNLLWAASKHDVYLVQNYSVMHWSPLFQRGREVLNVAGQLTPTEDVKGARPLSRVQISTMALKDNLMVAGGFQGELICKYVDKPGVAFCTNLTGNNYSITNAVDIFESPDGATRVMAANNDCVVRTFDTARYSLLTQFTFPWSVNNTSVSPNGKLMAVLGDSPDCLLADSQSGREIATLRGHLDYSFASAWHPDGRVLATGNQDATCRLWDVRNLSEPLAVLGGRIGAVRGLRFSPDGRFLAAAEAADFVHVYDAAAGYAGAEQEVDLFGEVAGAAFSPDGEALFVSVADRTYGGVLEFRRRRSYDYLDSFFF, from the exons ATGGCGCACGACTTGTGCGACGACCtggagctcgtcgccgccgacggcgagtaCGACTACTTCGACGACGACTTCGGTGACGGGTTCCCGACCGCCAGCGGTGGCGAATCCGGCCTGCAG CATGAGCAAATGGATGATACTTCAGCTTCGGACTATAAAGAAGGGAAAGACATCCAAGGCATACCCTGGGAAAGGTTGAACTACAGTagggaccagtaccgcgagatGAGGCTGAAGGAATACAAGAACTATCAGAACCTCACGAGGTCACGCAGCGGACTAGAACAG GAATGCAAACAAGTGGAGAGAAAGGATACTTTCTATGATTTCCATTCCAGCACGAGATCTGTCAAATCAACCATAGTGCATTTCCAG TTGAGGAACCTCCTGTGGGCTGCTTCGAAGCACGACGTGTACCTGGTGCAGAACTACTCTGTGATGCACTGGTCTCCCCTGTTCCAGAGAGGAAGAGAAGTTCTCAATGTGGCCGGCCAGTTGACCCCAACAGAG GATGTCAAGGGGGCTAGACCATTGTCGAGGGTTCAAATCAGTACCATGGCACTGAAGGACAACCTCATGGTGGCCGGTGGTTTCCAGGGAGAGCTCATCTGCAAG TACGTTGATAAACCCGGGGTGGCGTTCTGCACGAACCTGACCGGCAACAACTACTCCATCACGAACGCCGTGGACATCTTCGAGTCGCCCGA TGGCGCCACTCGGGTGATGGCCGCGAACAACGACTGCGTCGTCAGAACGTTCGACACCGCGAGATACAGCCTGCTCACCCAGTTCACCTTCCCGTGGTCCGTCAAT AACACGTCGGTGAGCCCCAACGGCAAGCTGATGGCGGTGCTCGGCGACAGCCCGGACTGCCTCCTCGCCGACTCCCAGTCGGGCAGGGAGATTGCGACGCTCCGCGGCCACCTGGACTACTCGTTCGCGTCGGCGTGGCACCCCGACGGCCGCGTCCTGGCCACGGGGAACCAGGACGCGACGTGCCGGCTGTGGGACGTCCGCAACCTCTCCGAGCCGCTCGCCGTGCTGGGCGGCCGGATCGGCGCCGTCCGGGGCCTCCGGTTCTCCCCCGACGGCCGGTTcctggcggcggccgaggccgcCGACTTCGTGCACGTGTACGACGCCGCGGCCGGGTACGccggggcggagcaggaggtggaCCTGTTCGGCGAGGTGGCGGGCGCCGCGTTCAGCCCCGACGGCGAGGCCCTGTTCGTCAGCGTCGCCGACCGGACATACGGCGGCGTGCTCGAGTTCCGGCGCCGGCGGTCGTACGACTACCTCGACTCGTTCTTCTTCTGA